A region from the Methylovorus glucosotrophus genome encodes:
- a CDS encoding L,D-transpeptidase family protein codes for MTSPTKKLICMLAGMIIIILSILSFYPETASQSITSDLAMGPTRHVTLVRVFKSKQTLQLLNDEEVVKEFHVALGRNPKGHKIEEGDKKTPEGLYILDYKKEDSAFYKAIHISYPNTQDIKNAASLNKKTGGQIMIHGQKNGLSWLSAVSQKFNWTNGCIALTNEDMDIVWSFVEAGTPIEILP; via the coding sequence ATGACCTCCCCAACCAAAAAACTAATCTGCATGCTTGCAGGAATGATCATTATCATTTTGAGCATACTGTCTTTTTATCCTGAAACAGCATCGCAATCGATAACATCTGATTTAGCCATGGGCCCCACTCGCCATGTAACCCTGGTAAGAGTTTTTAAAAGCAAACAGACCTTGCAGTTGCTCAATGATGAAGAGGTGGTTAAAGAATTTCATGTGGCGCTTGGAAGAAACCCAAAGGGCCACAAGATAGAGGAGGGAGACAAGAAAACTCCAGAGGGGCTATATATCCTGGATTACAAGAAAGAAGACAGCGCTTTTTACAAAGCCATTCATATCTCATATCCAAATACTCAAGATATAAAAAACGCCGCCAGCCTCAACAAAAAAACTGGCGGCCAGATCATGATTCATGGTCAGAAAAATGGGCTGAGCTGGCTATCCGCTGTTAGCCAAAAATTCAACTGGACCAACGGCTGCATCGCGTTAACAAACGAAGACATGGATATTGTCTGGTCTTTTGTTGAAGCGGGCACCCCCATAGAAATACTTCCTTAG